TCTCTTATCATTAGCCGGTATTTGGTCCATGACAGTAGCAATCCCCATCAGCTTGGTTGTATCATGAATTCTCGAATTCTGCAAAACCTTCTTCAAAGAATCAATAGTTCTATCCTGACCATAAGAGCTTGAAAAAATTAAAAATAGAAATGTGGTTACCGTTATTAGTTTAGTTTTAGACATAAAATAAAAGAAAGAATTGTATTTTGGACACAAAAATTAGCATTTGGGAGCTTATATCTCCTCCGATTTCTTTTTTCTTTAAATTTTCGTTAAGTATTTTCCATATTATATAAATCGGAGCGCAATATATAAATTAAAATTAAGCTTAGAGATAAACTTTAATTTAAATATTCGTCCATTATCATACAAAAATATTCGTGGCCACTCAAATAATCTTTTCCCATTCTTTCATCTCTTTTATCTTCCCCATATTATTGTATCTTTAACCTCATTTTCAACACCAACACAGATTACCATATGAAATATTTCGTTTCATTTATTTTTCTTTTACTCGCTACTGTCTGCAACAGTCAGAAAAAAACAAATTCCAATAATTCCGTAGAAAAGATCATCATTAAAAAGAATGATTGTATGACTGGGGATTGCCCTACTTATACGATCATTATTCATAAAAATGGTAAAGTTGAACTGAATGCCCGAAGAAATATACCCAAGAACATGAATGGTGATTACACCTCAACGTTGGGCTATCTAGACTGGGAAGTAATTACCCACATGGATTTTACTACGCTAAAGAAGTCTTATGGAAACATTGGGTATGTCGACTTTCCTTCTACCGATCTTGAAATTTATTTTTCTAAAAGAAAACCTAAAAAAGTACATGATCATGATAATCATGGCACCCCTGAGCTTATAAAATTATATGAACACATAGATCTGCTTTTCATTAAGCTGCGCTGGAAAAAAGTAAAGCAATCAACACAACCTCATCGTTTCTGAGATAATGATCATATTTAATTTAAATATAAAAATTCCTGAGGATGTCTCAGGAATTTTGTTTTATATGCTTTATTGACTCTGTTTTTTAACCCAGTGAATATTTTTTTCTAAACTGTATTCTTACTTCTGTATATTACCATTGCTCTCCTTTTTGTTCAAACTCTTTCAGGGCATTAAAGTAATATTTCTCCTTATTTTTCCTAAAATAAATTTTATCACCAACAATATTATTTCCAAGGAAGGCTCGTTTGAGTATCAACGTATTTTTTTTGCAACAATATGCAGTAATCTCTATTGGAACATTACTCCAGTAATTAACCGTTTTTATGCTTACATTTTTGCCCAGCCACATATTTTCTGTTCTGTCTATGGAGACAAAGGTACTATCGTCAGTTATTTTCTGATGAATAATAATATAATTCTTCAACGTCTTATTTAAAATCTTTATTTCCTGAGCATGAATACTAATGCTACTCAGAATAAAAAACTGTATTATTTTTATTTTAAAATTCATAATGATACATGGAATGCAACATTTAGGATTTATAATACTGTTCTTTCATCAAGCTATTTATATTATTTGGATACCTTTCTTTTTGAAACCTTAGTATTTTTTTTTATTGGATATTTTTTATTGTCAATAGACAACAAAAAATTTTTCGGAAGATTATTTTCTATTTTCCCGTTTTCATCTTTATAGAGCGTCTCATCTTTGGTTAATATCCAATTGTTATATTTAGGGAAATAGGTGTATTCTTGTATATATTCTGTATCAGCAGAGGCATCATACAATATAATACATCCGGGGCCACAATTACTGATAACAGGAGAAGAGACATAATTTAAATTAAAATTATAATTCTTTTTTGATTTACCCAGTACCAAAGTCGCTTTACAGGTCGGCTCGTTAATCTCCTTAATTTCTCCAACCTTATAACATTTATACATAAGAGTGTCATCAATTTTATCATTATTAAAATCCCCTACAACCTCCTGAGCTGAGAAAAAGGTAGATAAAAATACTATACTTAATATATTAATTTTCTTTATCATCATATTCCTGTATTTCTTTTTTGTTTTTTTCTCTTTTCCCCCACTTGGTGTCTTTTATGGCACTTGTATCGTAAGTATAAACTCCCAGATTTTCTATTTTCTGATTTTTACAGTTATCCTTTACTTTCATATTCTTCAAAATCCTTTTTAGGTTTTCCTTTCTATGTGTAAATCCTGTCAATCCTCCATTTACCCCAACTGCTGCTGAGATAAAATCATCGGTATCAGCAAATTTATTCAAATCACCCCATGATGAGCGTTCTCTCCAGTACCATGCAGCCGAATTACATACATGTTCCAAATCATTGGCTACAATATCCGGGTCCTGAGTGTCCGGTTTCTTGATCTTTGCAAAATATGCTTTATAAGTATCTTTCCATGTTAGCTGAATTAATCCTCTTCCCTTATATTTCGGACCGTCTCCTTTTGTATCGTTCTCACGGCTTAAGCATTCAAGATACCTGTTATGACCTCTCAATATTCGGGCCGTACCATTTTCTTTATATTTTATCTTATCTTTTTTGAATAAGAGGTATTTATTATAATTTTCAAGATGCGTGGTAGGGTCGTAATCCCAGCCATCAGCATATTCTAAGGTGGTATCCAGTCCTGTTTCCGCTTCCACCTGTGCCAGAAAATGAGCTTTACGAAGACAACTGTTTATATCATTATCTTTCATGGCTTTATTCAGTGCCTTTGTGAATTCTGTATAGCTTTTCTTATCCTCTGGCAATGGACAGTTTTTAGCTGTAAATAATTTCTTTGAGTTATAAAACCCTTTAATATCTTCTTCTGTAAATTCTTTCTCGCAATAGCATTTTTTATCTTCCTCCGGATCCGGTACAGGTGCCCCTTTTCCATCAATACTTTCCGGAGCATTGACCTGTCCGGAGGTTACAAATTCTATTTTTCCTGTCTCAGGCGGTATGTTACCTGGCATTTTGCCTGTTCCCGGTAAAGTGGATTTTTTTAACAGCACATAGTTTTCCTGAACTTTTGCAGTTCCAAAATCCTGCCACTCTGTAAGAGAAATCATCTGAAAGCCATCATCAAAGATAAAATTGGGGATCTGTTTTTCTACTACAGTCCCGGTAAGTTTGTCTTGCGTGGTCGGTACATTATTCAACACTTTGAATGTTCCCAAATGCGCATTGAATTTAATTTTTGCTCCATCTATAGCCAACAATAGACCTTCTTCAGTTTTATCCTTCTCTTCATTTTTTGCACGTTGATCGTCCAGTTTTTTACTGTTCTCTGCCTTCTGTTGCTCATTATCCTGAGCAGGAGCCTGATTCTGAGTTTCAGGAGTATTTCCCTCTCCTTCATTCTTTACCCTATCCATAATAATGAATGTTTTAAATGAGAATTTTGTTTTTTAATTTCTATGAAACCTTCTTCATATCGATCTTCCTTCCAGACAAACAACCCTCTGAATTGTTCAATGTTTGATTCTTCCAGGTTTTCGGCAGATATTTTCAAAGCCAATATATTCCCGTCTTTTACAGGATTTATGATTTCTGTAAAGCCTTCGGAAGATTCTCTTTTCATTTTAGTATCAAATGAATTCAATAAGCCATTAAAAAGCAATCCAAACATTTTATAACTTCCTAAAAAGACGATCAGCTTTGTCTCATCCTCCAACAAATCACTGATCTGGCTGAAATAGCGGTCTACAGCATCGCCTTTATGCGTCTCAGACAAATGTGCCTGAATTTTTGCCCATCTTAACCGTAAGAAAAGTAAATTATCTATTGCGGTAATATTCCCTTCATCATCTACCCTGCATTCTATTTCATCAAACAGATAGCTTATTTTTTTAATAAATTTTCCCATTGCATCTTCATCATCAGAAAAATCAAATTCTACCACCAAAAGCTGAAACCGATATTCTTCCTTTACTTTTCCAAGGTAGTAGACCTCAACCTGCCTGGCATAGCTTTTGGTGATTTTGTAAGCAGGATTTTTCTGTTCGGTTACAATGTTTTCCAGTCTGTACGTTTTCTGATGGAAGTTCTGCAATATATTGGGTATCATATTTAATATATTATTCTTTGATAATCATTATTGGGATCCATTCCCATCCAGTCTCTGTTGGCCGACCAGTGAAGGTATTGCTTACGTATAATCCGTAATAATGTTTGCGGATGATAAGCGGTAACCGTCACTTCTTCCAATGTTGTCGTTTTCATTTTATTCCCGTTTTCATCCAACTTTTCTTCAGGAGGTTCTTGCGGATCAGGTTCCTGTACTGGCTCAGGATGTAGCAGTCTTTGCAATGCTTTCTCTTGTTTTTCTTTTTCAACCTGTTCATCAGATTTGAAATCCCATTTACCATCATTCTCAAATACATAGCCATGTAAAAGATCTTTTGCATGAGGCAAATATTTATCATTTTCTATGGAAAAAGTAGTCTCTGTTTTCGTCATTAACTGGTGATCGTACAGATTTTCACCATGTTCTTCCATAAAATGCAAAGGGATATAGCTGTATTCTTTCCTTAGAAATCGGGTTCCGGTTATTTTACGGTACACCCCTCCTAAGGTAAGGACATTCAGGAAGCTATTATTGATTTCGATCTGATTACCATCAAACCAATATTCATCAATCAGTTGTTGTCTGCGTTTATTGAGAAACCATACGGGTTTGTGATTGGAAGTTTCTATTTCATCCACTTTCTCTGTTCCGTTTTCATAAGCACCACCAATATCGCAGTGTACTCCGGAAAATTCTTTTTCAATACTTCCCGGAAACTTCGTTAATGAAAAATTTTCCCGGTGCTCATTGGCTGCTGTAAAATGAACAGCCTTAAAGTAAGGCCCCGGATTTTTGAGCTGTAACTGCTCTATATCATCTCCGAAATTGTATTTAGGTCCTAAAGCAGAATGCTTCATCCCTTCCCATCCTACACGTCTGAGCCCTCCCATATCACCAAATTCTTCATAAGAAGATACCGTATCATATACCCCGATAAAACGAACATCAAGATCTAAGTCTTCAAGTTGTTGCTCAGATAAAACTTTTTTACTTAAAAGATAATATCCCAGAAAACCAAATTTTGGAAGTTTACCATCTTTGATATATTTCGGATCTACTTCAATATTATCTTTATCTATCCAGATATCTCCATATTCAGGAATCGCTGCCGGACCATAAGGAGAATTAACCTGAGTATATCCTATGATCTTTCTCGATTTTTTGATCTCAACATCTTTGGGTCTTTTATTTCCATTGATTTCGTAAGCAAAATTTCTTGCAGCAGCAGCTCCACGACTAAACCCAAAAGTATCAATGGTAATTTTCATTAATTTTACTTTACCATTTGTCTCAGCAATAAGTTTTTTAATGCGGTCAGCGGTCATTTCACATCCTTTCCTTACTTTCCCCCGCACTCCGGTTTTACCGGACCCATATTGAAATCCATCATCTACATCTCTGTTATTATCCAGTGTTCCGATTCCTTCTACATACACTCCATAGGTAGTCTGTTGGCAACATTTATACATTCTGGCGACATTGGTATAATCGTTACTAAAACTATTATCAACCCCCTTTTTATCCAACCATCCCTGATGGCTAGATTTAAGATACTGATGATATTCAGAATTATCATCCAGCATCTTTTTCTTTTTCAGTCTTTCATATTCTTCTTCCTGTAAGATTCTTGTCTCTTTAATTGCCTTTTCTTTTTCCTTGATCTGATCATCCGTATCAGTACTGCTCATTTTATTCTTTCCATCCCTGTAATCCATCCTTAATTCGCTGTTTTTCAAATTATTCAGAGTACCATCAAAGAATACTCCGAATTCCAGATACAGCTCATCTAGAGGAGTTTTAGGATTGCCTGTGTTGTATACAAAAGTTTTTCCCATAGTTTTGTTTTTAGAAAACCTCTACTTTATCAGTCTTTATAAAGGCTTCTTTACCATTTTCACCTCTTAGCTTTATTGTGAAATAGCTGTTAGCCTCATTAACCTTAACGATAATGTCCGCTTTAGTTGAATCAGGATCATCACCAAACACTGCTTTAAAAGCTTCCAAACCTGAGTTTTCATTCAGGTCACAGTGAGCACCATACATTTTATGATCCGCTCCTATATAGTCAAACATAATCCTTACCGGGATGGCTCTTTGTTCATTTACTGCCAATATGTTTTTTGCCGTGTCAAATTGTTCTTTTTCTCCATTAATTGTAGATACCTTAACATTAACTAATGAATTGAGCTTGGCATTTTCCGGCAGCTCGAAAACAGGTTTCCAGCTGTATCGGATTCTATAGGTATCCCATAAACCAAATGGAATAGCTTTTCCTTTATTTTTTTCTTTTACCTCTGCAGGGATAACCTTACCATTATTAAACACATCATCAAGGTAATCTTTCCTCCAGAAACGGTTCTGATGGCTATCCAACTGGGCAATTTCTGATTCCGGAATTGTTACTTTTTTAGCCTGATACCGTCCTACTTCCTTCTGAATTCCGACGCCGGCTATCCAAACTACTACTACACCTCCGGGAGCCATTCCAACGCCAATTTCATCATAATTTAAATGTTCAGTCTCACCACTTCCATTCGTCACTTTTGTTTCATACCCTTTACTGAAGTATTCTTTAATTTTAGCAATATCAATGGTAGTATCGATCATGTAAAACTGGTTTTCCATATAAGATATCCATACAAAATCCAGTCGGGAAGGAAGACTTTTAAAACCATTTCCCATCCCATGATTGATGGAGCCCCAGGCACCATTTCCAGGTATCATCCCAAAGCCTAAACTTACCCATTCTCCACCTTCACATTCTATCCCTCCTTTATATACTTCCATCGGATATCCCAGAGGAGCAGAAGTTCCTTCAGTCCATTCATATTTTGTCATAGTTTCAGTTTTTTTAGGAGCTTTTTTTTCCTGACACGACATCTGGGTAAAAAATAAAAAGCTTAAGAGATATTTTAATATTTTATTCATTCTTACAATCTTATAAAGTAATTATGTACTCCACTACCATACATAATTAATTTTTACACAACAATTTCTGTTTTCAAGAGCATAGTCGGGGAACTATAATTAACAGGATCACGGATATGATGATAAAACCTATACCCCCTGAATAGATACCGAATAATGTAAAATCACCTATCCCTTTTTTCTTCTTCTGAGCTGCTATTATAAATGGCAGAAAAAACAATACGGGTAGAAAAGCACCGCAAAGCCATACAGCCAACCAGCCGCAATCACCGTCACTATACCCGGTAAGATCCATAACACTTAATGTAATGATACCAGTGAGGATGACAAAAACTACAGATAAGAACAGAGCAATAAGTCCTTTTTTCAACATATATTTATCCTTTATTCACTTTGGCATCTATCTTCCCTAGCATTTTAGCCACTCCCGAGCTTTGTAACAAAATGTCGCCATTCTTTGCTTTATGAGTGGTTGTGGAAGTAGTTTCTTTCAAATCACCCGTTACATTAATGGTTTTATTTTCATTAATGGTCTGTTTATAATTCCTTGAAGTAAACTTATGGTTATTGGTAATATTAATGGCGTTATCATTTCCTACCGTGGTCTTCATATCCTGTCCAACATTTATGGTAAGATTTTCCCCTGCATTGAATGTCATATTCTTTGGAGCTGTCACGATGATATTTCCTTTTCCATCCATGAAATAATTATTTCCACTAGGATCAATGATGGTAACACTTCCTTCAGCATCATTCATCAAAACCCGGATTCCACTTCTTGTCTGTATGGATTTTAAGTGATTATCCACACCACCTCCCATAGCTGTACCACCATGAAACATTCCGCCCATGACAAAAGGACGGTCCGGATGATTGTGTACAAAACCTACCATTACCTGATCTCCTACTTCAGGGATGGCTACATATCCTCTGTTTTGAGTGATCTGATCTGTTCCTCCGGCATCGGGAGCCATCATTCGTATAAAATTGGTAGTATCATTCAGCTGCCAATCGAATCTTACGGTAACTCTTCCCTGCCCCAGCGGATCTGTATTGGATATAACTGTTGCGATCTGAGGTTCTGCAATGGGCAGTGTAAAATCCGGAGTCGGAATATACCCTGTATCTGAAGCGATCGCCTCAAACCTTCCTTTATAACGCCCCAGTGTATCTACTTCATGAGTCACTTCTGTGACCATCAGTTTGGTAAAATAAGAGGTTTGATTACTGTCGGTTTTCCGCATTTTGATGTCCGCAACACATCCCGGATGTAAAAACGGGATGGTAGTCCCTCCTGAAACGGTAAAAACATCAACCGCTCTGCTTCCGGCAGTACTGGTTTGAGAAATCACCACGTCCATATCGGTGGCTGCCTTTATAGGAGCAACCTGCAATGATGAAGTCTTAAAGATTTTATCGTTATTCTGATAGGCTGTTTTTGCCAGATTTCCTACATGTTTAATGGGAGTTTCTCCTGAAATAAGTTTCGTATTGGAACTGCTGTTATATCCATAAAATCGAGGCTTGATATGAACAGCTTTCATTTCTACATTAATATCAGAAACATTGCTTCCATAGATGAGTTCTACAGCTTTATTTTGAGGCGGCATATTTCCGAAATGAAGGATTTCACCGTCATAAAAGAATTGCTCACCATAAGCTTCTGCCATTCTGCAAAGATAATTGTAGTGGGTCTCGTTGTATTGGGAACTGTAAAGAATCTGAGCAGATGCTTTAGCATTCACTTTTACATCAAATTTACTGTTTTCGATCCCTTGTTTTATAACGTCGGTAGCAATAATTCCCATATTGACAGGCTGGTCACCCCCAAAACTTTGGGTATGAGGAGCAGCATCCAAAAGAATGGTGGGGCTGTATCCTTTCAGGACAATATTTCCAAGACTGTGATTTTCCTGACTGAATCCTACTTTTGTAATAACCCCTACAAAAGTTCTTTCAGGGCTTCCTTCTACATCTTTATATTTAAAAACTACAGTCAAACGTTTTCCTAAAAACTGCTGAGCTTCTTCCAGATCATGGTTTTGTACCCCATCTAAGGTATCATGTGCCAATGTCAGTTCAAAATTATGGTGTTTCTTTACACTCTGCTGTAAGCGGAAGTGTTTGAAATGTTTGAGTATTTTGCCTTCAATCACGATATCCAGCTTCACCACACGGTTGATTCCAGGAATATGATTCTCCGAAATCTTTTCGGAATTCGAGGTATTTTTATTCATATTAATGCAAGGTGTTTGACAGGCTTTTATTTTCAGAAAAAAAATCTAAAAAATAATATCCTTTCTATAAAATTATAAATTTTTTACAATATAAAATCCACTTTTACCCGATTTATTTTAACAATTACAGAAAACTGATAAGAGTATTTTTCTGGATTCTGACTTATTCATCAGAGCCAAAAAAACAGAACAGTATCTATTGTACCATTCTGTTTTATATGTACTTGATTTTTTTAAGTGACCAGGTTCTTACGCGCTAGGCCAAGCTCCGTGATAAGCAGAGTTCCCCAGATCAATCTGTTCTGCACTTACAACAAAAGTAATATACATACTGTTTTCGTCTACTGCATCGAAGTCTACTTCGTGCTGAATCACGTATCCATTCTGCCACTTTAATGTTGTTAATGTTCCTTCTTCGTGAGATTTATTGAAGGTAATTTCTCCTACAGTTGGCTTGTACTTTCCGTTCAGCAAGCTTTCAAGAATGTCTGATTTTTCTGTTGCTTCCACTGTGATTTTGATAAGAGCGTTAGAAGGATCTGATGCTACACGTCCTGAAACGTCTGTAGATCTTGATACGCTGTAGTTAAGCTTTAATAATTTTTGTCCTTCTCCGTTGTTGAATTTTAAAATTCCTCTTGAATTTCTTTCTGCCATGATTGTAAATTTTAATCGTTAATATTGTGTGATTTGTTGTTTTATATCACCAAATATAGATCTAATTGCAATAGCAAAATACAAATTGATAAGAAATTTAAAAAAGTGTAGTAATACTACGACTAACACTTGTTAGGATAAATATAATCTGAAAATCACATACTTACTCTTGGCATTTTTCTTTAACACGTATCTAAAAGTTCATTATTGATCAGGATATATTCACCCCGAAAAGATGCCCCACCAAAGCAGTAATTCCCATAGCTACCGTACCCCAGAAGCAGATTCTCAACACTGCTATTTTAATACTGGAACCTCCTGCTCTGGCTGAGATTGCTCCTAAAAGCATCAGAAATATAATAGAAAAACCATATTGAAAATATACCATCTGCTTGATAGGAGCTAAAAGAGAAACGGTAAATGGTAATAATGCTCCTACTGCAAATGATCCGAATGAAGCGATTGCTGCCTGTAAAGGTTTTGCCTGAGTAATTTCATTGATTCCAAGTTCATCACGGGCATGCGCTTCCAATGCATTATGCTCTGTAAGTTCAATAGCAACCTGCATTGCTGTTTCTTTCGTACACCCCCTTCTTTCATAGACCTTAGCCAATTCCCTTAGTTCTACTTCCGGCATTTCTTCAAGTTCCCTTTGCTCCCGGATCAGATCTGCCTTTTCAGTATCTTCCTGTGAGCTTACAGAAACGTATTCTCCAGCAGCCATAGACATTGCTCCTGCAATCATTCCTGCCAAAGCAGCCAAGATAATGATATGCCGCTCAGGTTCTGCTGCTGCCACACCAATGACAATACTTGTAGTAGATAGCAGTCCGTCATTAGCTCCCAAAACAGCTGCCCGAAGCCAGCCCACTCTATTTACATAGTGCTTTTCCAGTTGATGATGCATACAATAATCTGTGTGTTGGTGTTATTTTAAATATAAGTCTGGAATCGAAAGATATATAACTTTAAAATCGTCTTCTTTCCAAACTCAGTTTAAAGTTATAAAATGTTTATTCAAGAATGATTTTAAATTACATGACTTTTATTGGGGATAAAACCTCATCTGTTCAAAGCTATAATTGGGATTTGCCCTTAGAAGATCAATCAATTCTTTTAATTCTGATTCTTCCCAGCTTTTTTGAAACATTTCATCATGAATCAGCATCACCACATTATTCTTAGTAAATGTTTTATCAGAACTACAGAGTTTCTGAACAGAAGTATACATATCGTTGACAGTTTGAATGGGTGTTCCGTCAGCAGGGCGATGTTGCCATTCAACATCCCAGCCTACTACTTTATACCCCATTGCAGCCAGTTGATCTGCAGTCTGTATTCCATTGGTGATATCATTTTTTGACTTTCCGCCTAATCTCCAGATATTTCTTCCGGGAAGACGGACAATCTTATAAGGCAGCTTCAATAAATTCTGATTATACACGATGTCCTGTACTGATTTGTCTACATTATTATAAAACGCTTCATAATGATCGTTGGCATGAGTAAAACTGTGATTATATTCATCAATGTAGGGATTCTGATCGTAATATTTGGCATAAGTATCCATCTGTTTATCCTTAATCACATGTTCTCCCACCATAAAAACACTGATCTTAATTTTTTCCTTTAGAATAATATCATTGATATTTTCACTTCCGTTAAGTGGGCCATCATCGAATGTTAGGTAGATATAGCATTTATTGAGTGACTGAGGCATCGTTTTTTGGGAATATAAAGTATTACTCAATAATAAAAGTGAACCAGCAAGGAAAACAACTAGTTTATTCATACAAATCAGTTTATTACAAATATAATAAGGATCATGGAATAAAAACCATAGATTTTGTATGCATTACACCTTCCCGCTAGGCAACATAAATTACCATTAAAAACCTATAAATCAAACATAAAGATTCCAAAAACCCATCTATTTATCGAAAAATCCTATTTTCTTATCTTTGCAAACGTAAAATCCGATAACAATATCAATGAGTTTATTATATATCAACTGGGATGTCAATCCTGAGATCGTCAATATTTTAGGTGTTTCTATTAAATACTATGGCCTGTTGTTTCTTTCAGGACTTGTTTTATGCTTTAATATTGTAAAAAGCATTTATAAAAAAGAAAATCTAAGCGCACAGGCACACGATGCCTTATTTTCATATGCACTTATCGGAATATTAGTGGGTGCCAGATTGGGACACTGTCTCTTTTATGATTTTGATTATTATTCCCAGCATCCGTTAGAAATCTTCTTACCGATCCAGAGAGGTCCGGATGGAGCTTATCACTTTACCGGTTATGCAGGGCTTGCAAGTCACGGTGGTGGAATTGGGTTGATGATTATGCTGCTGATCTATGCCAGAAAGTTTAAAATCCCATTAATGACTGTTTTGGATGCCATCGCTATTGTTCTTCCGCTGGCAGGTGTTTTTATCAGACTTGCCAACCTTATGAACTCTGAAATCATCGGGACTCCTACCAATGTTCCATGGGCTTTTATATTCCATCAGGTAGATAACCTTCCAAGACATCCTGCTCAGTTGTATGAGGCGATTTCATATCTTATTATTTTCCTTATTGTTTATCTTATTTATAAGAAAAATATCTTTAAAATCGGAAAAGGTTTTTATTTCGGGATCAGTATTCTTTTAATCTTTATTATGAGAATCCTGATTGAGTTTATAAAAGTAGACCAGGTAGAATTTGAACATGGGATGAGCTTAAATATGGGACAGCTTTTAAGTATTCCTTTTGTGCTTCTGGGACTTTTCTTCATTATCAAAAGTGTATTGGAAAAAGGAAAGATGAAAACTTTATAGTCTTTCTTCCTCAAATCATAAAAAACTCACTGAAAGTTGTTTTCAGTGAGTTTCTTTTTTTAATAAGTTTCAGCTTATCTTGTTGTGTACCCCCCATTGGCAAAGATTGTCTGCCCTGTAATCCACCATCCGTCAGTGACCAGAAATTCTACTAATGGAGCAATGTCCTTAATATTGGTAAGTCCACCCAGTGCAGAGGCTGATTTGTGATAAGCAACGGCATCATCTGTTTCCTGCCCGTAGAAGAAAGGAGTATCCATCGGGCCTGGCGCTACAGCCGTTACAGAAATTCCTCTGGCTCCAAATTCTTTAGAAGCAGCCCTTGTAAAATGCTCTACCGGAGCTTTTGCGCCTGCATATGTGGAATAAAGCCCGGTATATGCAGCCAGTAATGAAGTCACAATGGTACAAATCTTACCGTGGTCATTTATTTTTTTACCAGCTTCCTGTAAAAAGAAATAGGCTGATTTTGAATTCACATTGAACATAGTATCATACTCTGCTTCCGTAGTTTCTGAAAACGGTTTTTTCAATACCATTCCTACGGTGTTAATTGCAATATCCACTCCGCCAAAACGGGAAATGGTTTCGTCAAAAAACTTTGCAATATTATCTACTTTGGTAAGGTCCCCCTGAAACAGAAATGCTTCAGCACCCAATGCCTGAACTTCAGCCAGTGTTTTTTCACTTTCAGCTCTTGAACTCTCACTGTTATAATGGATTGCCAGTTTCGCTCCTTTTGCCGCAAAATCTCTACTCAATAATCCGCCCAGGTTTTTACCTCCTCCGGCTATTAAAACAACTTTTCCGT
This Chryseobacterium sp. G0162 DNA region includes the following protein-coding sequences:
- a CDS encoding DUF2931 family protein gives rise to the protein MTKYEWTEGTSAPLGYPMEVYKGGIECEGGEWVSLGFGMIPGNGAWGSINHGMGNGFKSLPSRLDFVWISYMENQFYMIDTTIDIAKIKEYFSKGYETKVTNGSGETEHLNYDEIGVGMAPGGVVVVWIAGVGIQKEVGRYQAKKVTIPESEIAQLDSHQNRFWRKDYLDDVFNNGKVIPAEVKEKNKGKAIPFGLWDTYRIRYSWKPVFELPENAKLNSLVNVKVSTINGEKEQFDTAKNILAVNEQRAIPVRIMFDYIGADHKMYGAHCDLNENSGLEAFKAVFGDDPDSTKADIIVKVNEANSYFTIKLRGENGKEAFIKTDKVEVF
- a CDS encoding phospholipase effector Tle1 domain-containing protein, translated to MGKTFVYNTGNPKTPLDELYLEFGVFFDGTLNNLKNSELRMDYRDGKNKMSSTDTDDQIKEKEKAIKETRILQEEEYERLKKKKMLDDNSEYHQYLKSSHQGWLDKKGVDNSFSNDYTNVARMYKCCQQTTYGVYVEGIGTLDNNRDVDDGFQYGSGKTGVRGKVRKGCEMTADRIKKLIAETNGKVKLMKITIDTFGFSRGAAAARNFAYEINGNKRPKDVEIKKSRKIIGYTQVNSPYGPAAIPEYGDIWIDKDNIEVDPKYIKDGKLPKFGFLGYYLLSKKVLSEQQLEDLDLDVRFIGVYDTVSSYEEFGDMGGLRRVGWEGMKHSALGPKYNFGDDIEQLQLKNPGPYFKAVHFTAANEHRENFSLTKFPGSIEKEFSGVHCDIGGAYENGTEKVDEIETSNHKPVWFLNKRRQQLIDEYWFDGNQIEINNSFLNVLTLGGVYRKITGTRFLRKEYSYIPLHFMEEHGENLYDHQLMTKTETTFSIENDKYLPHAKDLLHGYVFENDGKWDFKSDEQVEKEKQEKALQRLLHPEPVQEPDPQEPPEEKLDENGNKMKTTTLEEVTVTAYHPQTLLRIIRKQYLHWSANRDWMGMDPNNDYQRIIY
- a CDS encoding glycoside hydrolase family 19 protein, with the protein product MDRVKNEGEGNTPETQNQAPAQDNEQQKAENSKKLDDQRAKNEEKDKTEEGLLLAIDGAKIKFNAHLGTFKVLNNVPTTQDKLTGTVVEKQIPNFIFDDGFQMISLTEWQDFGTAKVQENYVLLKKSTLPGTGKMPGNIPPETGKIEFVTSGQVNAPESIDGKGAPVPDPEEDKKCYCEKEFTEEDIKGFYNSKKLFTAKNCPLPEDKKSYTEFTKALNKAMKDNDINSCLRKAHFLAQVEAETGLDTTLEYADGWDYDPTTHLENYNKYLLFKKDKIKYKENGTARILRGHNRYLECLSRENDTKGDGPKYKGRGLIQLTWKDTYKAYFAKIKKPDTQDPDIVANDLEHVCNSAAWYWRERSSWGDLNKFADTDDFISAAVGVNGGLTGFTHRKENLKRILKNMKVKDNCKNQKIENLGVYTYDTSAIKDTKWGKREKNKKEIQEYDDKEN
- a CDS encoding DUF6438 domain-containing protein codes for the protein MKYFVSFIFLLLATVCNSQKKTNSNNSVEKIIIKKNDCMTGDCPTYTIIIHKNGKVELNARRNIPKNMNGDYTSTLGYLDWEVITHMDFTTLKKSYGNIGYVDFPSTDLEIYFSKRKPKKVHDHDNHGTPELIKLYEHIDLLFIKLRWKKVKQSTQPHRF
- a CDS encoding type VI secretion system Vgr family protein — translated: MNKNTSNSEKISENHIPGINRVVKLDIVIEGKILKHFKHFRLQQSVKKHHNFELTLAHDTLDGVQNHDLEEAQQFLGKRLTVVFKYKDVEGSPERTFVGVITKVGFSQENHSLGNIVLKGYSPTILLDAAPHTQSFGGDQPVNMGIIATDVIKQGIENSKFDVKVNAKASAQILYSSQYNETHYNYLCRMAEAYGEQFFYDGEILHFGNMPPQNKAVELIYGSNVSDINVEMKAVHIKPRFYGYNSSSNTKLISGETPIKHVGNLAKTAYQNNDKIFKTSSLQVAPIKAATDMDVVISQTSTAGSRAVDVFTVSGGTTIPFLHPGCVADIKMRKTDSNQTSYFTKLMVTEVTHEVDTLGRYKGRFEAIASDTGYIPTPDFTLPIAEPQIATVISNTDPLGQGRVTVRFDWQLNDTTNFIRMMAPDAGGTDQITQNRGYVAIPEVGDQVMVGFVHNHPDRPFVMGGMFHGGTAMGGGVDNHLKSIQTRSGIRVLMNDAEGSVTIIDPSGNNYFMDGKGNIIVTAPKNMTFNAGENLTINVGQDMKTTVGNDNAINITNNHKFTSRNYKQTINENKTINVTGDLKETTSTTTHKAKNGDILLQSSGVAKMLGKIDAKVNKG